One region of Actinomycetota bacterium genomic DNA includes:
- a CDS encoding potassium channel family protein, with protein MKGWDSRFMPPVRRPARNAADDGSTGTLGNRLLFASGRLSPVRNIAVRLLLAFSAIVITTLLVYVERDCYADRGVTGTASLLDSLYYATVSLSTTGYGDIVPVCDSSRLANIMIITPLRFLFLIVLVGTTIEVLTQRTRHEWRSNRWRKHVENHTIIVGFGVKGRSAARTIVDSGNAAGSIVVVTSDHAAAEEAARLGYVGVVGDARREEVLKDAEISRAARVVIAIDEDDASVLVTLTARRLAPDATIVVAARESVNAEILRQSGANIVIPTAESAGHLMGLSLVSPVAGEIMEDLLDATRGLNIVERDITREELGISPSRLDESGQLVLAVVRSGRVFRFEEQLDVLQRGDRLVVIRAEASR; from the coding sequence ATGAAGGGATGGGATAGTCGGTTCATGCCTCCCGTGCGGCGTCCCGCTCGCAATGCCGCTGACGATGGCTCGACTGGCACGTTGGGCAACCGACTGCTCTTTGCCAGCGGCCGTTTGAGCCCGGTGCGCAACATCGCTGTCCGCCTGCTGCTCGCATTCAGTGCGATCGTCATCACGACTTTGCTCGTGTACGTGGAGAGGGACTGCTACGCAGATCGCGGGGTCACTGGCACGGCGAGCCTTCTCGACTCGCTCTACTACGCCACAGTCTCGCTCTCCACAACCGGCTACGGCGACATCGTTCCGGTGTGCGACTCGTCGCGCCTTGCCAACATCATGATCATCACCCCGCTGAGGTTCCTGTTCCTCATCGTGCTGGTTGGCACGACTATCGAGGTCCTCACCCAGCGCACGCGCCATGAATGGCGGTCCAATCGATGGAGGAAGCACGTGGAGAACCACACAATCATCGTCGGCTTCGGCGTGAAGGGCCGTTCGGCGGCTCGCACCATCGTCGACAGCGGTAATGCTGCTGGCAGCATCGTTGTCGTCACGAGTGATCACGCAGCAGCTGAGGAGGCCGCACGTTTGGGATATGTCGGCGTGGTCGGGGATGCCAGGCGAGAAGAGGTACTCAAGGACGCCGAGATCAGTAGAGCCGCGCGCGTCGTCATTGCCATTGATGAAGACGATGCCTCGGTGCTTGTGACGCTCACCGCCAGGCGGCTGGCGCCGGATGCCACCATCGTTGTGGCTGCCCGCGAGTCGGTGAACGCTGAGATCCTGCGCCAGTCGGGAGCGAACATCGTGATCCCTACGGCTGAGTCGGCCGGGCATCTCATGGGTCTCTCGCTGGTCTCGCCTGTTGCTGGAGAGATCATGGAGGACCTGCTTGACGCCACGCGTGGACTCAATATTGTTGAACGTGACATCACGCGCGAAGAGTTGGGCATTTCGCCTTCCCGGCTTGATGAGAGTGGCCAGCTCGTACTCGCGGTCGTGCGCTCGGGTCGGGTATTTCGCTTCGAAGAGCAACTCGACGTCCTGCAGCGCGGGGACCGACTGGTGGTGATCAGGGCGGAGGCCTCCCGATGA
- a CDS encoding rhodanese-like domain-containing protein, producing the protein MRTRALALSIAALATIGIGLAGCSSSEVGNATGSSAVQGPAAPVAVPSAPERVDAARFAEVVASPGVTIIDVRTPEEFAAGHIQGAVNYNVQGPDFGNQIGALEPAGTYAVYCRSGNRSQAAVAVMSQAGITGIYELESGIVGWEQAGLPTVS; encoded by the coding sequence ATGCGTACCCGTGCCCTCGCCCTGTCCATCGCCGCCCTCGCCACCATCGGCATCGGCCTTGCCGGCTGCTCCTCCAGTGAAGTCGGCAACGCCACTGGGTCGTCCGCCGTGCAGGGGCCCGCGGCACCAGTCGCGGTTCCAAGCGCCCCAGAGAGAGTCGATGCCGCCCGGTTCGCCGAGGTCGTGGCCAGCCCCGGCGTGACGATCATCGACGTCCGCACGCCGGAGGAGTTCGCCGCGGGACATATTCAGGGCGCGGTCAACTACAACGTCCAAGGCCCTGATTTTGGCAACCAGATCGGCGCGCTCGAGCCCGCTGGTACCTACGCGGTGTACTGCCGCAGTGGCAACCGCTCACAGGCGGCTGTCGCCGTCATGTCCCAAGCCGGCATCACTGGCATCTACGAGCTCGAGAGCGGCATTGTGGGCTGGGAACAGGCGGGACTGCCCACCGTCTCCTAG